In Gimesia benthica, a single window of DNA contains:
- a CDS encoding PQQ-binding-like beta-propeller repeat protein, which yields MLCFDAQTGQQIWAHTYPCDYHDLDYGNGPRAAPTIVDDLVYTLGTMGDVYCLSAKTGKVIWKKQLVEDFGGKVPQWGYAAAPYVLGDMVILLPGGKEQGTAVVALDRKTGVERWRSLSDTAGYATPLLINHQGRSQLIIWSPNHIHSVNPQSGKHFWSVPYKITYGVAIANPIAHEGLVFVAGYWDGSKAIQLGTQPEEAELKWEDRRTLRGLMSQPLYRDGYAYLLDKKFGLTCFEFATGKKIWDDKNQMTPGNTRNPQATLIWLKQQQPRALILNSDGDLILAELDPSGYRELARTNLIGETWAHPAYAENRIFVRSNTRIIAYELPVLESIDESP from the coding sequence GTGCTCTGCTTTGACGCCCAGACTGGTCAACAGATCTGGGCGCACACCTATCCCTGCGATTACCATGACCTCGATTATGGCAATGGCCCTCGCGCGGCCCCCACGATCGTGGATGATCTGGTCTACACGCTGGGAACGATGGGCGATGTTTACTGTCTGTCTGCGAAAACCGGGAAGGTGATCTGGAAGAAGCAACTCGTTGAAGACTTCGGGGGGAAAGTACCACAGTGGGGGTATGCCGCTGCTCCTTATGTACTGGGAGACATGGTCATCCTGCTACCTGGAGGCAAAGAGCAGGGGACCGCGGTCGTTGCCCTCGACCGTAAGACAGGAGTCGAACGGTGGCGATCACTCTCCGATACTGCCGGCTATGCGACACCTCTTTTGATCAACCACCAGGGTCGGTCACAATTAATCATCTGGTCACCCAATCACATTCACAGTGTCAATCCACAGTCAGGGAAACATTTCTGGTCGGTCCCTTATAAAATCACTTACGGTGTCGCGATCGCCAATCCTATTGCGCATGAGGGGCTGGTTTTTGTGGCAGGTTACTGGGATGGATCCAAAGCCATTCAACTGGGCACTCAGCCAGAAGAGGCAGAGCTGAAATGGGAGGACCGACGCACACTGAGAGGTCTGATGTCACAACCGCTTTACCGAGATGGCTACGCGTATCTACTCGATAAAAAATTTGGTCTGACCTGTTTTGAATTCGCCACGGGAAAAAAAATCTGGGACGACAAAAACCAGATGACACCCGGTAATACTCGTAATCCGCAGGCAACCCTGATCTGGCTGAAGCAGCAACAGCCCCGAGCCCTGATCCTCAACTCAGACGGGGATCTGATCCTGGCTGAACTGGATCCTTCCGGGTACAGGGAACTGGCCCGGACCAATCTGATTGGAGAGACCTGGGCCCATCCCGCTTATGCGGAAAATCGGATTTTTGTACGCAGCAATACCCGGATTATTGCCTACGAACTGCCCGTCCTGGAATCGATTGACGAATCCCCATAA
- the pgsA gene encoding CDP-diacylglycerol--glycerol-3-phosphate 3-phosphatidyltransferase yields MNSTSEPQSENTGPGTELLGPEIWNLPNLITVSRLVLSLILFVIIYLEGWWKTSACLFIVAAATDFLDGYFARKYNQVTTLGRIMDPFVDKFIICGAFIFLLERGAASGINAWFVLIIIGREMFITSLRGFLEKRGRDFSASWSGKIKMGVQCVAVVVSLLSLSPEAPFNTPGFLIFRDVTIWATALITLYSGIDYVLRASRMLKRNPL; encoded by the coding sequence ATGAATTCGACTTCGGAACCTCAATCCGAGAATACCGGGCCAGGTACGGAGCTGCTGGGGCCTGAAATCTGGAACCTGCCCAACCTGATCACCGTCAGTCGACTGGTGCTCTCATTGATCCTGTTCGTGATCATCTATCTCGAAGGCTGGTGGAAAACCTCTGCCTGCCTGTTCATCGTGGCAGCGGCTACAGATTTTCTGGACGGTTATTTCGCTCGAAAATACAATCAGGTCACAACGCTGGGCAGGATCATGGACCCCTTTGTGGATAAATTCATCATCTGTGGTGCATTTATCTTCCTTCTGGAACGGGGTGCCGCTTCCGGGATCAATGCCTGGTTCGTCCTGATCATCATCGGACGGGAAATGTTTATCACCAGTCTCCGTGGCTTCCTCGAAAAAAGAGGACGCGATTTTTCCGCCAGCTGGAGTGGGAAAATTAAAATGGGCGTACAGTGTGTAGCCGTTGTGGTCAGCCTGCTCTCATTGAGCCCTGAAGCCCCGTTTAATACCCCCGGTTTCCTGATATTTCGCGATGTTACTATCTGGGCAACGGCTCTGATTACACTGTACAGTGGCATTGATTACGTGCTCCGTGCCTCCCGGATGCTCAAACGTAACCCACTGTAA
- a CDS encoding site-2 protease family protein gives MNDVNQPRPPSDQIIEVKPGDYQTEVKDYSPRQPVYNRPPAPTRSKVPLILFILTCLSTLIVGGTHSPFIPTPGQFQLLFSKIQAMGWTTFFSNGFSYAGPVMLILLSHEMGHYLQSRRYHIPATRPIFIPMPMSPFGTMGAVILQRGGVADRKQMFDIAVSGPLAGLVFAIPFVYWGLLNSTVETIVPGSGVVSFGEPLILKWMITLVHGPLAENQEIAMNSMLFAGWVGIFITALNLIPIGQLDGGHILYTLIGKRANVVAQLVLLGAIGYMAYSNEFSYSLLILLLIFFGVTHPPTADDTVELGPMRTFIGWATLAFFIIGFTLTPITIH, from the coding sequence ATGAATGACGTAAACCAGCCACGGCCTCCTTCTGATCAGATCATTGAGGTTAAGCCCGGTGACTATCAGACCGAGGTCAAGGATTATTCACCCCGGCAACCTGTCTACAACAGGCCACCCGCTCCCACGCGGAGCAAGGTCCCATTGATTCTCTTCATTCTGACCTGTTTGAGCACGTTGATCGTCGGCGGGACACATAGCCCTTTTATTCCGACTCCCGGGCAGTTCCAGTTGTTGTTCTCGAAAATCCAGGCCATGGGCTGGACAACGTTTTTCAGCAACGGTTTTTCATATGCCGGCCCGGTGATGTTGATTCTGCTCTCCCATGAAATGGGACACTATCTCCAATCGCGACGTTACCACATCCCGGCGACCCGTCCGATTTTTATCCCCATGCCGATGAGCCCCTTTGGTACCATGGGAGCAGTCATTCTCCAGAGAGGGGGAGTTGCCGATCGCAAGCAGATGTTTGATATCGCGGTCTCCGGTCCTCTGGCAGGGCTGGTGTTTGCAATTCCCTTCGTTTACTGGGGGCTGCTCAATTCAACCGTGGAAACGATCGTTCCCGGCTCTGGAGTCGTCAGTTTCGGCGAACCACTGATTCTGAAATGGATGATTACACTGGTTCACGGTCCCCTGGCTGAAAACCAGGAAATCGCCATGAACTCCATGCTGTTTGCAGGCTGGGTTGGAATCTTCATCACTGCCCTGAACCTGATCCCCATTGGACAGTTGGATGGAGGGCACATCCTGTATACCCTGATCGGCAAACGAGCCAATGTTGTCGCTCAGCTGGTTCTGCTCGGCGCGATTGGATATATGGCGTATTCGAACGAATTTTCCTATTCGCTGCTGATTCTGCTGCTTATCTTCTTCGGAGTCACACATCCTCCTACTGCCGACGATACCGTTGAATTGGGCCCCATGCGAACATTTATCGGGTGGGCAACACTCGCGTTTTTCATCATCGGCTTTACCCTGACACCGATCACGATTCATTAA
- a CDS encoding NPCBM/NEW2 domain-containing protein produces MNRMLVSTGWSLVWLSALLVGLEEHVQADEVMLYDGKKISGQIRSITADSLTVDVGKQQQKVNLFDVTSYKFVEPALPQNVSQLLIDGEKPSYTSGPRTAKIKLRKGYHRFTLPYYHTLGVAKLEIKMSGPGIKNAEVPREMLSRVTDQVRKIATREYQVDQAGFRLPVEVKQPERYVAYRLMEWTDPAAVKSILDLRYLSVKKYGASPRLALLTKRSVIHFGIIYEGLIKIPQDGEYTFSIDTDKNSKAQFYLGAFPRELYRKSQGKKESSWKLTFNQDGKLTGKLKQWDANGVVMTLPLASQDVDVTLQPDVIQEVWHQAEGISQPGRSERKGESKTEDTAYIRTSDGKVHRVTGEVVSMDSQSLRFLYQGEEREVKQERVVGLVLHKKRTEKKNSLKLISLIRLVGGSQLPGVVSSTDPSQLTIDLPGGAKLSVSNEDLESVKTINARSVSLTEIIPETVTEVPFFNQVFPYQINRSFNGKELQIGKRLFSKGLCVHAKTILVYRLDRQFEKFTVTPGLQHGTGDSGNVAVTVSADGKTLFENQAFTSQTQQGPLNLDVSGCQQLTLTVDFGQQQNVGDRFVWGAPQLIRASPQGLAVSKK; encoded by the coding sequence ATGAATCGAATGCTGGTATCAACCGGATGGAGTCTTGTCTGGCTGTCTGCGCTGTTGGTTGGCCTGGAGGAGCATGTTCAGGCTGATGAGGTAATGCTTTATGACGGGAAAAAAATCAGCGGTCAGATTAGGAGTATCACCGCTGACTCATTGACTGTAGATGTTGGGAAACAGCAGCAGAAGGTGAACCTGTTTGATGTAACATCATACAAATTTGTCGAGCCTGCCCTGCCACAAAACGTCAGTCAGTTATTAATTGATGGTGAGAAACCCAGCTATACCAGTGGGCCACGCACCGCGAAAATCAAGCTGCGGAAAGGGTATCACCGATTTACTCTACCCTATTATCATACGCTGGGGGTGGCGAAGCTGGAGATCAAAATGTCGGGGCCCGGGATTAAAAATGCAGAAGTACCCCGGGAGATGCTTTCACGGGTCACGGATCAGGTGAGAAAAATAGCCACGCGTGAGTATCAGGTGGATCAGGCTGGTTTCCGTTTGCCAGTAGAAGTGAAACAGCCGGAACGGTATGTTGCCTACCGACTGATGGAATGGACTGATCCGGCGGCAGTTAAATCGATTCTGGATCTGCGTTACCTGTCTGTGAAGAAATATGGTGCCAGTCCGCGACTGGCACTGTTGACCAAACGCAGTGTGATTCATTTTGGAATTATTTACGAGGGACTCATCAAGATTCCGCAGGATGGCGAATATACATTTTCGATTGATACGGACAAAAACAGTAAGGCACAGTTTTATCTCGGAGCGTTTCCTCGTGAACTGTATCGCAAATCGCAGGGTAAAAAAGAATCCAGCTGGAAACTGACCTTTAATCAGGATGGAAAGCTGACGGGTAAACTAAAACAGTGGGATGCAAACGGAGTTGTCATGACGCTGCCACTCGCATCTCAGGATGTTGATGTTACATTGCAGCCTGATGTGATTCAGGAAGTCTGGCATCAGGCAGAAGGAATCAGTCAGCCAGGACGTTCTGAACGAAAAGGTGAATCGAAGACTGAAGATACCGCTTACATTCGAACCAGTGATGGGAAAGTTCACCGGGTGACAGGCGAAGTTGTGAGTATGGATAGTCAGAGCCTGCGGTTCCTCTACCAGGGGGAGGAACGTGAAGTCAAACAGGAGCGCGTTGTAGGGCTCGTGCTGCACAAAAAACGAACTGAGAAAAAAAACAGCCTTAAGCTGATCAGTCTGATTCGACTGGTCGGTGGTTCTCAACTGCCGGGGGTGGTCTCATCTACCGATCCCTCTCAGCTGACAATTGACCTGCCTGGCGGGGCAAAACTGTCTGTATCCAACGAAGATCTGGAATCTGTAAAAACGATCAATGCCCGCTCTGTCTCATTGACGGAAATCATTCCAGAAACAGTAACAGAGGTGCCGTTTTTTAATCAGGTCTTTCCTTACCAAATCAACCGTTCATTTAACGGAAAAGAGCTGCAGATCGGCAAGCGGTTATTTTCAAAAGGCTTGTGTGTGCATGCAAAAACGATCCTGGTTTATCGCCTCGACCGGCAGTTCGAGAAATTCACTGTGACCCCGGGACTGCAGCATGGGACCGGCGATTCCGGCAATGTCGCTGTGACCGTCTCGGCAGATGGGAAAACCCTGTTTGAGAACCAGGCATTTACCAGCCAGACGCAGCAGGGACCGCTCAACTTAGACGTGAGCGGTTGTCAACAACTGACTCTGACGGTTGATTTTGGTCAACAGCAGAATGTGGGAGACCGATTTGTCTGGGGAGCACCTCAGTTGATCCGGGCATCTCCCCAGGGCCTGGCTGTCAGTAAGAAATAG
- a CDS encoding coiled-coil domain-containing protein — MRNKHKARKFGMIWLVVLTVQLGALQAKDKSDTVSNTAVSSSEKVTPRKRIQFEQDKAKAHMQELEERMFRLSRLIQESQPEDAARLLLGLRKAREQLILDRMGEASRMLDDLKLNQASQEQKEILVLLEELKKLLLTADIGLELKLEQLRKLIDSRETLNKLIKKEELQLSHTLEQQKTQKTDSEKFKALETSERRNQKSAENLQQQLREYGAASQGICNSLSGAGKCMGGACKKLGESKPNPASQEQKKAIEQLSRAYQETQKLEEQLRKEVESLVRQRAMDQLQDMIVQQKQIREVTTKLQDRVAQKQKQALAAVRRLSNSEEKIISLCSESIELCELTRFSLVLPVALGAIREQMEFVSEGLEQGQADQEIIADQQQIEKDLQALLDAMQEASRPASKNGGGQCKGCQGNRNKLLAEVKMLRWMQQSVHQRTESLDRQIADKKITGDSLKDRIELLTVRQKEIDTVTGRLHSMTCPHCLGGE, encoded by the coding sequence ATGCGAAACAAACACAAGGCAAGAAAATTCGGAATGATCTGGCTGGTCGTACTGACCGTTCAGTTGGGAGCGCTACAGGCTAAAGACAAGTCAGACACCGTATCCAATACTGCGGTCAGCTCAAGTGAGAAAGTAACGCCTCGGAAGCGGATTCAGTTCGAACAGGACAAAGCCAAGGCGCACATGCAGGAGTTAGAGGAGCGGATGTTTCGTCTCTCCCGCCTGATTCAGGAGTCGCAGCCCGAGGACGCCGCCAGACTACTGCTGGGATTACGAAAAGCTCGCGAACAGCTGATTCTAGATCGGATGGGAGAAGCTTCCCGAATGCTGGATGACCTGAAGTTGAATCAAGCCAGCCAGGAGCAGAAGGAAATTCTGGTACTGCTGGAAGAACTGAAAAAACTGCTGCTGACCGCCGATATTGGTCTGGAGCTGAAACTGGAACAGTTGCGTAAATTGATTGACTCTCGAGAAACCTTGAACAAACTCATCAAAAAAGAGGAGCTGCAGCTTTCTCACACACTGGAGCAGCAAAAAACACAAAAGACCGATTCTGAGAAATTTAAGGCCCTGGAAACCAGTGAACGTCGCAATCAGAAGTCCGCAGAAAATCTGCAGCAACAACTGCGTGAATACGGAGCCGCATCGCAGGGAATCTGTAATTCACTGTCAGGAGCCGGCAAATGCATGGGAGGCGCCTGTAAAAAACTGGGAGAGTCAAAACCTAATCCGGCTTCACAAGAGCAGAAAAAAGCAATAGAGCAGTTGAGCCGTGCGTATCAGGAAACACAGAAACTGGAAGAACAACTTCGCAAAGAAGTCGAGTCACTGGTTCGTCAACGTGCAATGGATCAGTTGCAGGATATGATTGTGCAGCAGAAACAGATTCGCGAAGTTACAACCAAACTGCAGGACCGCGTGGCGCAGAAGCAGAAACAGGCACTGGCGGCAGTCAGGCGACTGTCGAATTCTGAGGAGAAGATAATCAGTCTCTGCTCAGAGTCGATTGAGCTCTGCGAATTGACCCGTTTCAGCCTGGTCCTGCCTGTTGCACTGGGCGCGATTCGCGAACAGATGGAATTCGTCAGCGAAGGCCTGGAACAGGGACAGGCCGATCAGGAAATCATCGCAGATCAGCAGCAGATCGAGAAAGACCTCCAGGCACTGCTCGATGCGATGCAGGAAGCTTCGCGGCCAGCCAGTAAGAATGGCGGTGGTCAATGTAAGGGGTGTCAGGGGAATCGGAATAAGCTGCTGGCGGAGGTCAAAATGCTCCGTTGGATGCAGCAGTCCGTGCACCAGCGGACAGAAAGCCTTGATCGACAGATTGCAGATAAAAAGATCACAGGCGATTCGCTGAAAGACCGCATCGAGTTACTAACGGTACGTCAGAAAGAAATCGACACGGTTACCGGTCGCTTACACAGTATGACCTGTCCTCATTGTCTGGGAGGTGAATGA